One segment of Setaria viridis chromosome 4, Setaria_viridis_v4.0, whole genome shotgun sequence DNA contains the following:
- the LOC117852881 gene encoding LIMR family protein Os06g0128200: MGDFNLALVIVAVVVSVLVLLVSVYLLVNYQHPDDANQAYFPKLVVVFGLTVAVLSILMLPADVANRQACRKAVYNGACNLTLPMRTLWLVVYIVDAVLVFLVIPFAMFYYEGDQDKSVGKRLKTALIWVVASAVVCGLVLGILYGLVGKVDFTVRHLSSSVETFPNSFSGFSSGQPCISSLPRQCAASTASANSLTTWTMRATFPEYVVALTTIVGSVLFTIFGGVGIACLPLGLIFSFVRRPKAVITRSQYIKEATELGKKARELKKAAEALHQEERSGNKGRKWRKNVKAVEKELLLLEDDMKALEEMYPQGEQAEATWAFTVLGYIGKLIFGVVGLIISIAWVAHIIIYLLIDPPLSSFLNEVFIKLDGVWGLLGTAAFAFFCFYLLIAVIAGEMMLGLKLVFITIHPMKWGGTLMNSFLFNVGLILLCSISVIQFCATAFAYYAQATAAQEIFGHTLQSLRGIKYLYKYNVFQYGFVALAILTLFYYAIFGWRKRKPTGRFQLSN; the protein is encoded by the exons atgggggaCTTCAACCTCGCCCTGGTGATCGTGGCGGTGGTGGTCAGCGTGCTCGTGCTGCTCGTCAGCGTCTACCTGCTCGTCAACTACCAGCACCCCGACGACGCCAACCAGGCCTACTTCCCCAAGCTCGTCGTCGTGTTCGGCCTCACCGTTGCCGTCCTCTCCATCCTCATGCTCCCCGCCGACGTCGCCAACCGGCAGGCCTGCCGGAAGGCAGTCTACAACGGCGCCTGCAACCTCACGCTCCCCATGCGGACGCTCTGGCTCGTCGTCTACATCGTCGACGCCGTGCTCGTCTTCCTCGTCATACCCTTCGCCATGTTCTACTACGAGGGCGACCAGGACAA GTCCGTGGGGAAGAGGCTCAAGACCGCGCTCATCTGGGTTGTCGCTTCCGCGGTGGTTTGCGGCCTCGTCCTCGGCATCCTATACG gacttgtgggtaaagtggaCTTCACTGTCAGGCACCTATCTTCATCAGTTGAGACATTTCCAAATTCATTTTCTGGATTCTCAAGCGGTCAGCCTTGCATCAGTTCATTGCCTCGTCAG TGTGCGGCTTCTACGGCATCGGCTAACTCTTTGACAACTTGGACAATGCGTGCTACCTTCCCTGAATATGTCGTTGCTCTTACGACTATTGTTGGATCTGTGCTTTTCACC ATATTTGGTGGTGTTGGCATTGCTTGCCTTCCATTGGGACTTATATTCTCATTTGTCCGGCGTCCAAAAGCTGTCATCACACGCTCACAATATATAAAG GAAGCAACTGAATTGGGAAAGAAGGCCAGGGAGTTGAAGAAAGCGGCTGAAGCCCTTCACCAAGAAGAGAGAAGCGGGAACAAGGGCAGGAAATGGCGCAAAAACGTGAAGGCTGTTGAGAAG GAGTTATTACTTCTGGAAGATGACATGAAGGCTCTGGAAGAGATGTATCCTCAAGGAGAACAG GCTGAGGCTACTTGGGCATTCACAGTCCTTGGGTACATTGGAAAACTTATATTTGGTGTTGTTGG GTTAATCATATCAATAGCCTGGGTTGCACATATCATCATATACTTGTTGATTGATCCTCCTCTATCCTCATTCCTGAATGAAGTCTTCATAAAGTTGGATGGTGTTTGGG GTCTGCTTGGGACTGCCGCCTTTGCATTCTTCTGCTTCTATCTCCTTATTGCAGTGATTGCTGGGGAGATGATGCTTGGCTTGAAACTAGTTTTCATCACCATTCACCCGATGAA ATGGGGAGGCACTTTAATGAACTCTTTCCTGTTTAATGTTGGACTCATTCTACTTTGCTCCATCAG TGTGATTCAGTTCTGTGCCACGGCTTTTGCCTACTATGCACAAGCAACTGCAGCTCAGGAGATCTTCGGCCACACATTGCAATCTCTTCGTGGAATTAAGTACCTTTACAA GTACAACGTTTTCCAGTATGGCTTTGTTGCTCTTGCCATACTCACGCTCTTCTACTATGcgatattc GGATGGCGAAAGAGGAAACCGACAGGAAGGTTCCAGCTCTCAAATTGA